A single genomic interval of Chitinivibrionales bacterium harbors:
- a CDS encoding geranylgeranyl reductase family protein, with the protein MKKYDILVVGAGPAGSMAARAAAEGGRSVCILERKSRVGIPVRCGEGIGMKGFSRHLELRREWVKATIKSFRMISPAGYRVDFKNFHKNVDKSFVVDRELMDADLAKDAVKAGAELHCNTPVVSIERHASGMYECITPEERYTGWCVILAEGIESRLARKFGWRTSLSFEDIESCAFTRIYDSKIDSDTMELYLGSHVAPGGYAWIFPRGDGSANAGLGVLGTLSGPGKAEKYLKKFIAEKFPGARKDIIHCGGVPVGRWIRPLYRDGVMIVGDAASQVNALSGGGIAYALHAGTLAGRAAARAFKKDRFDARGLKEYHKQWARFFGKYQDRSYAVKKMVIDCYDDKFFDKTALSLMKEDPERLNTIRFALKAFAGHPIVLLKSLLLFR; encoded by the coding sequence TTCTCGAGCGCAAATCCCGGGTTGGAATTCCGGTTCGATGTGGTGAAGGCATAGGTATGAAAGGCTTTTCCCGCCATTTGGAGCTTCGCCGGGAATGGGTTAAAGCGACAATCAAATCGTTCCGAATGATATCACCCGCCGGATATCGGGTAGATTTTAAAAATTTTCATAAGAATGTTGACAAAAGCTTTGTCGTCGATAGAGAATTAATGGATGCCGATCTTGCGAAAGATGCTGTAAAAGCCGGGGCCGAATTGCACTGTAATACGCCGGTGGTATCAATTGAAAGACACGCAAGCGGTATGTACGAATGTATTACGCCCGAAGAACGGTATACAGGATGGTGTGTTATTCTGGCTGAAGGTATAGAATCCCGGCTGGCACGGAAGTTTGGATGGCGCACTTCGTTATCATTCGAAGACATCGAAAGTTGTGCATTTACCCGTATCTATGATTCGAAAATCGATTCGGATACCATGGAATTGTATTTAGGGAGTCATGTTGCACCCGGCGGATATGCCTGGATCTTTCCCCGTGGGGATGGGAGTGCAAATGCCGGTCTGGGAGTTTTAGGCACTTTGAGCGGTCCGGGAAAGGCAGAGAAATACTTGAAAAAGTTCATAGCGGAAAAGTTTCCCGGGGCCCGAAAGGATATAATTCATTGTGGAGGTGTTCCGGTAGGGAGATGGATAAGGCCATTATATCGTGACGGAGTAATGATCGTTGGTGATGCCGCATCCCAGGTCAATGCTCTGAGTGGCGGCGGTATCGCTTATGCTCTTCATGCTGGAACATTGGCCGGCAGGGCAGCCGCCCGGGCCTTTAAAAAGGACCGCTTTGATGCCCGCGGCTTAAAAGAATACCATAAACAATGGGCGCGGTTTTTCGGCAAATACCAGGATCGTTCCTATGCAGTGAAAAAAATGGTAATTGATTGCTACGATGATAAATTTTTTGATAAGACCGCTCTTTCACTTATGAAAGAAGATCCCGAACGACTCAATACAATCCGGTTTGCACTCAAAGCCTTTGCCGGGCACCCGATTGTGTTGCTCAAGTCTCTATTGTTATTCAGGTAG